In Candidatus Defluviilinea proxima, a single genomic region encodes these proteins:
- a CDS encoding SBBP repeat-containing protein — MFTKNRNLIITRIALVLALITGVFAVVPVHAGKVTADKYPGDSILKINNSQSPVPLISSVPAYDWHTFYGSNSTQSAKIAMDLNGNIYITAFSGTAWNGPNSTSPLNSYVAGQDMVIIKLDRDGAYQWHTFYGSSGNDYPNDIAVDSNGNVYIVGQSSATWDGPGNASPLNTFAGGGDMVLIKLDNAGTYQWHTFYGATTTVERDEAKSVSVDLNGNIFLTGWSVDTWNGPGSISPLNGFTGNADIVIVKLDAFGVYQWHTFYGSSDLDFPNSIGVDSNGNVYVVGTSKDWNGPGSTRPLRAFGGGSFPHIVIIKLNNSGTYQWHTFYGTSEADIPRDMDIDTGGNIYIAGSSATG; from the coding sequence ATGTTTACAAAAAATCGAAATCTGATTATTACAAGAATCGCTTTAGTTTTAGCCTTGATTACTGGTGTCTTTGCGGTTGTACCTGTTCACGCAGGGAAAGTTACTGCAGACAAGTACCCAGGTGATTCAATTTTAAAGATTAATAATAGCCAGTCTCCTGTTCCCTTGATATCAAGTGTCCCTGCTTATGACTGGCATACGTTCTATGGCTCTAATTCAACCCAAAGTGCCAAGATCGCCATGGACTTAAACGGAAATATTTATATAACTGCGTTCAGTGGTACGGCATGGAATGGACCTAATTCCACATCGCCTCTCAATAGCTATGTTGCGGGACAGGATATGGTGATAATAAAACTGGATAGAGATGGTGCATATCAATGGCATACTTTTTATGGGTCATCTGGTAATGATTACCCTAATGATATTGCTGTTGATAGTAACGGAAATGTTTATATAGTGGGACAAAGTTCTGCTACTTGGGATGGGCCAGGTAATGCGTCGCCTCTCAATACTTTTGCTGGTGGCGGGGACATGGTTTTAATAAAACTTGATAACGCTGGGACTTATCAATGGCACACCTTTTATGGAGCAACAACAACTGTTGAACGAGATGAGGCTAAAAGTGTTAGTGTAGATTTAAATGGCAATATATTTTTAACAGGATGGAGTGTAGACACTTGGAATGGACCGGGTTCTATTTCACCATTGAATGGTTTTACAGGAAACGCAGATATTGTAATTGTAAAATTGGATGCTTTTGGTGTATACCAATGGCATACCTTTTACGGATCGTCTGATTTAGACTTTCCTAATAGTATTGGTGTTGATAGCAATGGAAATGTATATGTAGTTGGGACAAGTAAAGATTGGAATGGGCCTGGTTCAACCCGGCCTTTACGTGCCTTTGGCGGCGGAAGTTTCCCTCATATTGTAATTATAAAGTTAAATAATTCAGGAACTTATCAGTGGCACACATTCTATGGGACAAGTGAAGCTGATATTCCACGGGATATGGATATTGACACTGGTGGAAATATATACATTGCAGGGAGCAGTGCTACAGGTTGA
- a CDS encoding ATP-binding cassette domain-containing protein — protein sequence MTNVLQVKDLHFSYHDGHQALRGVSFEMCPGEKVALVGPNGAGKSTLMLHLNGILTGNGDVTVGNARLTRDNLPVIRSMVGLVFQNPDDQLFSPTVFEDVAFGPLHMGLPKDEVRARVEAALSDVRMSGYRDRMSHHLSVGEKKRIAIATVLSMNPQILVLDEPSAGLDPRARRTLINLLRELPITMLVSTHDMKLVEELFPRTIVMDEGLIVADGDTKKILADAKLLEAHGLERA from the coding sequence ATGACAAACGTTTTACAAGTTAAGGATCTACATTTTTCATATCACGATGGGCATCAGGCGTTGCGCGGTGTTTCGTTCGAGATGTGCCCCGGCGAAAAGGTAGCGCTGGTGGGACCGAACGGCGCGGGCAAATCCACTTTGATGTTGCACCTGAATGGGATTTTGACCGGCAACGGCGATGTGACCGTGGGAAACGCCCGCCTCACTCGTGACAATTTGCCTGTCATCCGTTCAATGGTCGGACTCGTGTTCCAGAACCCCGACGATCAACTCTTCTCGCCGACGGTGTTCGAGGACGTGGCATTTGGTCCACTTCACATGGGCTTGCCTAAAGATGAAGTGCGTGCACGAGTCGAAGCGGCGTTGAGCGATGTGAGAATGTCAGGGTATCGTGACCGCATGTCGCACCACTTGAGCGTGGGGGAGAAGAAACGCATCGCCATCGCGACCGTCCTTTCGATGAACCCGCAGATACTGGTATTGGACGAACCCTCGGCGGGACTCGATCCGCGTGCGAGAAGGACATTGATCAACCTGTTGCGCGAATTGCCCATCACGATGTTAGTGTCTACGCACGATATGAAACTGGTCGAGGAACTCTTTCCCCGCACGATTGTGATGGATGAAGGTCTCATCGTGGCAGATGGGGATACGAAAAAGATTCTCGCTGATGCGAAGTTGTTGGAAGCACATGGGTTGGAGAGGGCGTAA
- the cbiQ gene encoding cobalt ECF transporter T component CbiQ, which produces MHFDAFDRYHDTESFIHRLDPRAKVVVTVAFILSNALLPDGAWIGFGLSLLFLLFVTALSNLGITFTLRRSFVAFPFALVAITVLFSIPGNPITSFRFLMWDLTITDAGLLRFVSIVIRSWLSVQMAILLVATARFPDIVHALEHLRVPMILTTIIAFLYRYLFVLADEVFRLLRAREARSAAAAGSRSGGSVAWRAGVAGNMAGQLFLRSYERSDRVYNAMLARGYTGHLQTMNPHELHRTDYATMAFSILFFLLLQLAGRL; this is translated from the coding sequence ATGCACTTTGACGCTTTTGACCGTTATCATGATACCGAAAGTTTCATCCATCGCCTTGACCCACGTGCGAAGGTGGTGGTGACTGTTGCGTTCATCCTTTCGAATGCCCTTTTGCCCGATGGTGCGTGGATCGGATTTGGGCTTTCGTTGTTGTTCCTGTTGTTCGTGACTGCGCTTTCGAACCTCGGCATAACGTTCACTTTGAGACGTTCTTTCGTTGCATTCCCGTTTGCGCTCGTTGCGATTACAGTCCTCTTTTCTATTCCAGGGAATCCAATTACATCGTTCCGCTTCCTCATGTGGGACCTGACGATCACCGATGCGGGTCTTCTACGTTTTGTAAGTATCGTCATTCGTTCATGGCTTTCGGTGCAGATGGCGATCTTGCTCGTGGCAACAGCGCGTTTCCCAGATATTGTCCATGCGTTGGAACATTTGCGCGTGCCGATGATATTGACCACGATCATCGCGTTCCTCTATCGGTATCTCTTTGTACTTGCGGATGAAGTCTTCCGTCTGCTTAGGGCAAGAGAAGCTCGTTCGGCGGCCGCGGCAGGCTCGAGGTCGGGTGGAAGCGTGGCATGGCGTGCAGGAGTCGCTGGCAATATGGCGGGTCAACTTTTTTTGCGGAGTTACGAACGCAGTGACAGAGTCTACAATGCGATGCTGGCGCGCGGGTATACGGGTCATTTGCAGACGATGAATCCGCATGAACTTCATCGCACAGATTACGCTACGATGGCGTTTTCAATTCTATTTTTTCTTTTGCTTCAATTGGCGGGCCGACTATGA
- a CDS encoding energy-coupling factor ABC transporter permease → MHIPDGFLSIIISLICWAITVAILAVAISRTNKSLGERQVPLMGVMAAFIFAAQMINFPVAGGTSGHLLGGTLAAITLGPWAGMLAMTAVIAVQGLLFQDGGLIVMGANILNMGLLTVAVGYGLYRSAAGKSQKTKLIMAGIAAWLSVMTGALTTSLQLWLSGTARIDIVVPAMLGIHALIGLGEAVITVAALAFIFRTRPDLLGEGSASAEGSRGWVVAGVLITLFVVLLSPFASASPDGLERVAENIGFLGNGQSSPYQVIPDYTIPFLGSTPISTIVAGAIGVMVVLALAFLAGRSLQKKIS, encoded by the coding sequence ATGCATATTCCCGATGGATTTCTCAGCATCATCATTTCTTTGATCTGCTGGGCGATCACGGTCGCAATTCTGGCGGTTGCGATCTCTCGTACGAATAAAAGTTTGGGAGAGAGACAAGTCCCATTGATGGGTGTGATGGCGGCATTTATTTTTGCCGCGCAGATGATTAACTTCCCTGTCGCAGGCGGGACATCTGGTCACTTGTTGGGCGGTACACTGGCGGCGATCACGCTTGGTCCGTGGGCGGGGATGCTTGCCATGACGGCGGTCATCGCCGTGCAGGGACTGTTGTTCCAGGATGGCGGCTTGATCGTGATGGGCGCAAACATTCTTAATATGGGATTGTTGACGGTCGCTGTTGGATATGGGCTATACCGTTCTGCCGCTGGCAAAAGCCAGAAGACAAAACTTATTATGGCTGGCATTGCCGCATGGCTTTCTGTCATGACGGGGGCGTTGACGACGTCGCTTCAACTCTGGTTGAGTGGAACTGCTCGAATTGATATTGTTGTGCCTGCCATGCTGGGCATTCATGCGTTGATCGGGCTTGGTGAAGCGGTGATCACTGTCGCTGCGTTAGCATTTATCTTTCGCACACGGCCAGACCTGCTTGGCGAAGGCTCAGCCTCCGCAGAAGGTAGCCGAGGTTGGGTTGTTGCGGGCGTTCTCATCACTTTGTTCGTTGTGTTGCTTTCACCATTTGCTTCTGCTTCCCCTGATGGCCTGGAAAGAGTCGCTGAAAACATTGGATTCTTGGGAAATGGTCAGTCCTCACCGTATCAGGTTATCCCTGATTACACCATTCCATTTCTCGGTTCTACCCCCATTTCGACAATTGTCGCTGGTGCGATCGGTGTGATGGTCGTGCTGGCGCTCGCCTTCCTTGCTGGTCGTTCGCTGCAGAAGAAGATATCGTAA
- a CDS encoding transcriptional repressor gives MTPQRMAILHVLRHEGIHLSPADVYKKARKEMPGLTEPTVYRTLEFLADNGLVRPSYSSNGHLTYEIAGSEHHHIVCRVCGGEIEVEHTMLESLYRLLETTSGYRSIDSHVTFFGVCPKCQTT, from the coding sequence ATGACCCCGCAAAGAATGGCGATCTTACATGTGCTTCGCCATGAAGGGATTCATTTATCACCTGCCGATGTTTATAAAAAGGCGCGTAAGGAAATGCCTGGTCTCACCGAGCCGACGGTTTACCGTACGTTGGAATTCCTGGCTGATAATGGACTGGTTCGTCCATCCTATTCATCCAATGGGCACCTCACGTATGAGATCGCTGGGAGTGAACACCATCATATTGTGTGTCGTGTTTGTGGGGGTGAGATCGAAGTGGAACATACAATGCTGGAGAGCCTTTATCGTTTGCTTGAAACAACAAGCGGTTACCGAAGCATTGATAGCCATGTTACTTTCTTCGGGGTGTGCCCGAAGTGCCAAACGACTTAG
- a CDS encoding GAF domain-containing protein, giving the protein MLPAEQSAQALDWGDLAALGEQIVSATSLSAQRDQIHSMVSRLIKGEVSVWLQDNLFRLPNIENELDFKQQRPSAGMQRALEAGELRVKQNQGTKSNASPRTWAVIPLEEQGIKLGAIQITRPTGPAFKKSELNLLQGIAGIASVGLVASHRVAVERFRLNQLNLVREVSAQIVNAISVTELSNRVTKLIQKTFQYYSVAIFTLRSDSSALRFRASAMAPRTDQRKKKIVLDVEIGQGLVGQVAAQGERILVPDVQKDERYRYVDVLSETRSEVAIPLKFEGRVLGVLDVQSDRLNAFHPNDLLVLEALADTIARAVEGARLYGDLRRRANQLTLIAEVSKSVSASLNLNQLMEDVASLIHDQFRYPHVNLYTVHPNRRLIAYVAGSGARKIGLSGYTLSLDDAQGIIPWVARNGQTILAHDVQEDERYRPSPLPPENTRSELCVPLLYDGTVVGILDIQSDKANAFSKDDRIAFEAVADNIAIAIHNADLYRSEQWRRQVGESLREVAGLVSANVGVDDVLQGILDELDRNLPVDISAIWLFDEDELYLAACHNCDENQLEQTLYDSQETYDGLLAAVYSSEPIIRKPTDPLWVTGLTAGFENDYSALAAPLRIGEQPLGVITIAHRTPGRYGHEAQVMTTTFASYAAVAIENARLYDTAQEQAYASAALLQVAQAVVSLNDLDEILGTIIRIMPILVGIERAVLYQWNPENETFIPTQEYGLSEEDEKQFWTRTFSSGEFAFLDSCRNELGLRACQLDEKPDLQSWISLDPTQEINLGHPGAFLFAVPIAVKGTLYGVMLVEEAAGGLRFRSRRLEIITGVAQQAALAIQNDMLQREMVVRERLETEVQLARQIQQTFLPESLPEFENWQLSARWKTARQVGGDFYDVFDLPENRLGLFIADVSDKGVPAALFMALTRTLVHAAVIETDSPADALRRVNDLLIPDTKQGMFVTAVYAVLDMNNNELTYVNAGHNPPIWVKNDGSLEMLRRTGVALGAAENMKYEQRVISLEKDDCMLFYTDGLTESYNYDGEFYGEKRLEEALKANHCSSAHELIGVVEKSLLDFVQDMPPADDLTMLVLRRV; this is encoded by the coding sequence ATGTTGCCTGCTGAGCAATCCGCACAGGCGCTTGATTGGGGTGATCTTGCCGCATTGGGGGAACAGATCGTCAGTGCCACCTCGCTTTCCGCGCAACGAGACCAGATCCATTCGATGGTTTCGCGGCTTATTAAAGGCGAAGTGAGCGTCTGGCTTCAGGACAATTTATTCCGATTACCGAACATAGAGAACGAGCTAGACTTTAAACAACAACGCCCCTCGGCTGGGATGCAACGTGCCCTAGAGGCCGGGGAACTACGTGTTAAACAAAATCAGGGGACAAAAAGCAACGCCTCTCCACGGACCTGGGCTGTGATCCCGCTCGAGGAACAGGGTATCAAGCTGGGAGCGATTCAAATTACACGCCCAACTGGACCCGCTTTCAAAAAGAGCGAACTCAATCTGTTGCAGGGCATTGCTGGTATTGCCTCTGTCGGTTTGGTGGCCTCGCACCGTGTGGCAGTGGAGCGTTTTAGACTCAATCAGTTGAACCTTGTGCGCGAAGTCAGCGCCCAGATCGTCAACGCTATCAGCGTCACTGAACTTTCCAACCGTGTAACCAAACTCATCCAAAAGACCTTTCAATATTACAGCGTTGCCATCTTTACATTGCGGAGCGACTCGTCGGCTTTACGGTTTCGCGCGAGTGCCATGGCGCCTCGCACAGACCAACGTAAAAAGAAGATCGTTCTGGATGTAGAAATAGGTCAGGGATTGGTGGGGCAGGTTGCGGCGCAGGGAGAGCGGATCTTAGTCCCCGATGTGCAAAAAGACGAGCGCTATCGTTACGTTGATGTGCTCTCCGAAACACGTTCTGAAGTTGCGATCCCCTTGAAGTTCGAAGGTCGAGTGTTGGGTGTACTCGATGTGCAATCGGATCGCCTGAACGCTTTTCATCCCAATGACCTTTTAGTGCTCGAAGCGCTGGCCGATACGATCGCGCGCGCTGTGGAAGGTGCGCGTTTATACGGCGATTTGCGTCGTCGTGCCAACCAGTTGACACTGATCGCTGAAGTGAGCAAAAGCGTAAGCGCGTCCCTTAACCTGAATCAGTTGATGGAAGATGTCGCCTCGCTGATCCACGATCAGTTTAGGTATCCGCATGTGAATTTGTATACGGTACATCCGAACCGTCGCTTGATCGCATATGTCGCTGGGAGCGGCGCAAGAAAGATCGGGTTATCTGGTTACACACTTTCACTGGATGATGCACAAGGGATCATTCCTTGGGTGGCGCGTAACGGACAGACCATTCTTGCGCACGATGTACAAGAAGATGAACGGTATCGCCCATCGCCCTTGCCCCCTGAAAATACACGCTCTGAACTTTGTGTGCCCTTGTTGTATGACGGGACTGTTGTCGGCATTTTAGATATTCAATCGGATAAAGCTAATGCTTTTTCCAAGGACGACCGCATAGCCTTTGAGGCCGTCGCCGATAATATTGCTATTGCCATCCACAACGCAGATTTGTATCGTTCCGAGCAATGGAGACGGCAAGTGGGGGAGAGTCTGCGCGAAGTGGCGGGTCTCGTCTCTGCCAATGTGGGCGTGGATGATGTGCTTCAGGGTATTCTCGATGAACTCGACCGTAACCTGCCTGTGGATATTTCTGCCATCTGGCTTTTCGATGAAGATGAGTTATATCTTGCGGCTTGTCACAACTGCGACGAAAATCAACTTGAACAAACTTTGTATGATTCGCAAGAAACCTATGATGGTTTATTGGCCGCCGTATATTCCTCCGAGCCTATCATTCGTAAACCGACCGACCCTCTATGGGTCACAGGTTTAACCGCTGGTTTCGAGAACGATTATTCAGCGCTGGCCGCACCTCTGCGAATTGGTGAACAACCTCTGGGTGTGATCACGATTGCACATCGCACACCCGGTAGATATGGGCACGAAGCACAGGTCATGACGACTACCTTCGCGAGTTATGCGGCAGTTGCCATTGAGAATGCACGTCTCTACGATACAGCGCAGGAGCAGGCCTATGCCTCGGCCGCATTGTTGCAAGTGGCGCAGGCTGTTGTGAGTTTGAACGACCTCGATGAGATTCTCGGTACGATCATTCGTATCATGCCGATCCTCGTAGGTATCGAGCGTGCCGTTCTATATCAATGGAATCCTGAGAACGAAACTTTTATCCCTACGCAGGAATATGGGTTGAGTGAAGAAGATGAAAAACAATTTTGGACGCGCACATTTTCTTCCGGCGAGTTTGCTTTTCTGGATTCCTGCCGAAACGAACTTGGACTTCGGGCCTGCCAACTGGACGAAAAGCCTGATCTTCAATCCTGGATCTCTCTCGACCCAACTCAAGAAATCAACCTCGGCCACCCCGGTGCGTTCTTGTTTGCGGTACCTATCGCAGTCAAAGGGACACTCTATGGTGTGATGCTCGTTGAAGAAGCCGCAGGCGGACTTCGCTTTCGGTCTCGCAGGCTTGAGATCATTACCGGCGTTGCACAACAAGCCGCGCTTGCCATTCAAAACGACATGCTCCAAAGAGAGATGGTGGTTCGCGAACGTCTCGAAACGGAAGTACAACTGGCTCGCCAGATCCAACAGACCTTCCTGCCTGAATCGTTACCTGAGTTTGAAAATTGGCAACTCTCTGCACGTTGGAAGACAGCCCGTCAGGTGGGCGGCGACTTCTACGATGTATTCGACCTCCCCGAGAATCGACTCGGTCTCTTCATTGCCGATGTCTCTGATAAAGGCGTGCCTGCCGCACTCTTTATGGCCCTCACGAGGACGCTTGTCCATGCCGCTGTCATTGAAACTGATTCTCCGGCAGATGCTTTGAGACGTGTAAACGACCTCTTGATCCCTGATACCAAACAAGGGATGTTTGTCACCGCGGTTTATGCCGTGTTGGATATGAATAACAACGAACTGACTTATGTCAACGCGGGGCATAACCCTCCTATATGGGTGAAGAACGATGGCTCGCTCGAAATGCTAAGGCGTACAGGTGTTGCGCTTGGCGCGGCAGAGAATATGAAGTACGAACAGCGCGTCATCTCGCTTGAGAAAGATGATTGTATGCTGTTCTACACCGATGGTTTGACCGAGTCTTACAACTATGATGGTGAGTTCTATGGCGAAAAACGTCTTGAGGAAGCGCTAAAGGCCAATCACTGTTCCTCCGCACACGAATTGATCGGCGTGGTCGAAAAGTCCCTGCTCGATTTTGTGCAAGATATGCCTCCCGCTGATGATTTGACGATGTTGGTGTTAAGAAGGGTGTAA
- a CDS encoding ATP-binding protein has product MQTVQFAAKFDFLDEIREFVGDVARKNGFTDREVYNIQLATDEAASNIIEHAYEGVTNGLLEISCGVRNKAITIILVDHGESFDPSGVPTPDLKADLSDRKIGGLGLFLMRKLMDEVHYTAEPKKNRNTLTMIKRKG; this is encoded by the coding sequence ATGCAAACTGTTCAATTTGCCGCGAAGTTTGATTTCCTCGACGAGATACGTGAATTTGTCGGGGATGTGGCGCGTAAAAACGGTTTTACTGATAGAGAAGTCTACAATATTCAATTGGCAACGGATGAAGCGGCCTCGAATATCATTGAACACGCCTATGAAGGTGTCACCAATGGATTACTCGAGATCTCCTGTGGAGTACGTAATAAAGCCATTACGATCATTCTTGTAGATCATGGCGAATCGTTCGATCCATCCGGTGTCCCCACGCCTGACCTTAAGGCAGATCTATCTGATAGAAAGATCGGGGGGTTAGGCCTCTTTCTCATGCGCAAACTAATGGATGAAGTCCACTATACCGCAGAACCAAAGAAAAACCGTAACACCCTCACAATGATAAAACGAAAGGGGTGA